The bacterium genome contains a region encoding:
- a CDS encoding type II toxin-antitoxin system VapC family toxin: MSGYLLDTNSVIYFFNGEQKISKLIENSKNNVSVSFITKIELLCFETDDSNVINKISEFLEEIDVITIDDKIIAKTVDYRKNLKLRVPDAIIAATAKIRDLALITADKSLIRKLKEIETITPL, encoded by the coding sequence ATGTCAGGTTACTTATTGGATACCAATTCTGTAATTTATTTTTTTAATGGTGAGCAGAAAATTTCAAAATTAATAGAAAACTCAAAAAACAATGTGAGTGTTTCTTTTATTACAAAAATAGAATTATTATGTTTTGAAACAGATGATAGCAATGTGATTAACAAAATTTCTGAATTTTTAGAAGAAATTGATGTTATTACAATTGATGATAAGATTATTGCCAAAACAGTAGATTATCGTAAAAATTTAAAATTGAGGGTGCCGGATGCTATTATTGCAGCAACGGCAAAAATTAGAGATCTGGCTTTGATAACAGCAGATAAATCACTTATAAGAAAACTAAAAGAAATCGAAACAATAACTCCACTTTAA
- a CDS encoding sigma-70 family RNA polymerase sigma factor: protein MTDSQVVRLVLNGEIDAYEEIIRRYQKRIFILAYRFVWNKEEAEDIAQEVFMKSYKNLKHFDQSREFYPWLHKVAINTVFTCLKQRSGRKNEIEFIEEMHGDEKYSPEKAVEQRKESEQVASALNSLPPRYQIVLALREIEGLNYSEIAEQADCSIGTVMSRLNRGRKKLWEKLKRRTS from the coding sequence GTGACAGACAGCCAGGTTGTAAGATTAGTCCTTAATGGTGAAATCGACGCGTATGAGGAAATCATAAGGCGTTATCAGAAAAGGATATTCATACTGGCTTACAGGTTTGTATGGAACAAAGAGGAAGCGGAAGATATTGCTCAGGAGGTTTTCATGAAAAGCTATAAAAACCTTAAACATTTCGATCAATCAAGGGAGTTTTACCCCTGGCTCCATAAAGTGGCTATAAATACAGTTTTTACCTGTTTAAAGCAAAGAAGCGGCCGAAAAAACGAGATTGAATTTATTGAAGAAATGCACGGGGATGAAAAATATTCTCCTGAAAAGGCAGTTGAACAAAGGAAAGAATCGGAGCAGGTTGCTTCGGCTTTGAATAGCCTGCCGCCCAGGTATCAGATTGTCCTGGCTTTGCGTGAAATTGAGGGATTGAATTACTCGGAAATCGCGGAACAGGCTGATTGTTCAATAGGGACTGTAATGTCGAGGCTGAACCGGGGAAGGAAAAAACTTTGGGAAAAGCTGAAAAGGAGGACATCATGA
- a CDS encoding tetratricopeptide repeat protein, which produces MAKNILKSLIIAVLAVNILSVIQAQEISSQNLIKDAKESSMKGNFSKAAELYEEIIKKYPESAQVEEALFWLGYSYEAMGNTKQAIASYDQMLNKFPKGKFGADALRKKANILIEGNNFKQAAETLETLISKYPKSSYANDANSELGDIYGYKMNDFKKAVIAFKRYKASGIEKADMDFNIRFFENNQDFDNEPLKMYCAGKQQSEDDKLEKAEGTFKKIIVNYPKSKVVDDTLLLLGQNEISKAIRLYKNTPLMSEEQKNEFLKYYQAAADYYNQVIRDYPKNETAAQAKYYLAMIYDWDRMGGLNNFEKAMKEYKTVIDEHPGTYWGEKAKQRLEYLKKIY; this is translated from the coding sequence ATGGCTAAAAATATTTTAAAAAGTTTAATTATCGCGGTATTAGCCGTAAATATTCTATCTGTGATCCAGGCTCAGGAAATATCTTCCCAGAATTTAATCAAAGACGCGAAAGAGTCCAGTATGAAGGGAAACTTTTCAAAAGCGGCAGAATTATATGAAGAAATTATCAAAAAATATCCTGAGAGTGCTCAAGTGGAAGAAGCGTTGTTCTGGCTGGGATATTCTTATGAAGCCATGGGAAACACTAAACAAGCGATTGCCAGTTATGACCAGATGCTTAATAAGTTCCCGAAAGGCAAATTCGGCGCCGACGCGTTAAGGAAAAAAGCGAATATACTGATTGAGGGAAACAATTTTAAGCAAGCCGCGGAAACACTGGAAACTTTGATCTCAAAATATCCGAAAAGTTCATATGCCAATGATGCTAATTCCGAATTAGGAGATATTTACGGATATAAAATGAATGATTTCAAAAAAGCTGTAATTGCGTTCAAAAGATATAAAGCTTCCGGTATTGAAAAAGCAGATATGGATTTTAATATCCGTTTTTTTGAAAATAACCAGGATTTTGACAATGAACCGTTAAAGATGTATTGCGCAGGGAAACAACAAAGCGAGGATGATAAATTGGAAAAAGCTGAAGGAACCTTTAAAAAAATAATTGTTAATTATCCGAAATCGAAAGTAGTGGATGATACTCTGCTTTTACTGGGACAGAATGAGATCTCTAAAGCTATAAGACTGTATAAAAACACTCCATTGATGAGTGAAGAACAAAAAAATGAATTTTTAAAATATTATCAGGCTGCCGCTGATTACTATAATCAGGTAATCCGTGATTATCCTAAGAATGAAACAGCGGCGCAGGCGAAATATTATCTGGCGATGATTTATGATTGGGACCGCATGGGAGGCCTTAATAATTTTGAAAAGGCCATGAAGGAATATAAAACCGTTATTGATGAACATCCGGGCACATACTGGGGAGAAAAGGCAAAACAGAGGCTGGAATATTTGAAAAAGATTTATTAA
- a CDS encoding zf-HC2 domain-containing protein translates to MRCGKARALVSSYLDKEISNNDLISVNDHLKECAHCSEYFREIKEQDLKLVNLSGISIPEMDEEKIVKYWQAHKALQERSWFPRYWPYIAAPAAALLIFAVIRITRVNKGFQYYDLNEKQAKRIEYLAPESQLKYRAGVILADLRNNPESVSLDKLREEITKGNFLPDIQKAKNEAIKNKDFKTYDLLNKIEFVLIDIMNRDKPDFYLADLVQI, encoded by the coding sequence ATGAGATGCGGAAAAGCCAGAGCGCTTGTAAGCTCTTACCTTGATAAAGAGATCAGTAATAATGATTTAATATCTGTAAATGATCATTTAAAAGAATGTGCCCACTGCAGTGAATATTTCAGAGAAATAAAGGAACAGGATTTGAAACTTGTGAATCTCTCCGGTATATCAATCCCCGAAATGGACGAAGAAAAAATTGTCAAATACTGGCAGGCGCATAAAGCCCTGCAGGAAAGGTCATGGTTCCCGCGATATTGGCCCTATATAGCGGCCCCCGCGGCGGCTTTATTAATTTTTGCGGTTATAAGAATTACACGGGTAAATAAAGGATTTCAATATTATGATTTAAACGAAAAACAGGCTAAGCGTATAGAGTATCTGGCGCCAGAAAGCCAACTAAAATACCGGGCGGGTGTGATACTCGCGGATTTAAGAAACAATCCTGAATCTGTTTCACTGGATAAATTAAGAGAAGAGATAACAAAAGGTAATTTCCTGCCTGACATTCAAAAAGCGAAAAATGAAGCGATAAAGAATAAAGACTTTAAAACGTACGACCTTTTAAACAAGATTGAGTTTGTTTTAATTGATATTATGAACAGGGACAAGCCGGATTTTTATCTGGCTGATCTTGTTCAAATCTGA